The DNA window gcacctagagtcaatACTATAAAGTTTTGCCTGCAAAACggcatttttgtaatataaacttTCGATCTTGAAAACAAAGGTGACCTTTTCGTCGTCGAAATATTAGATTTAACGACTGCATATCTGATTGCGTCATAGCACCTCCTTCACCATAGAACTCAGAAGCAGCAGATATTTGTATATCATTGTATCCAATGGTTGGAAAGTTGGACTATATTTTCCCATCTATTAGATTGCATTCGTGCGACGTGACTACTTATATGAATCAAACATGTGCCTCACGCGTTTAATTAAATAGTGCAACCATTCCATTGAACAGTGCAGCTACTTCTATTTCATTGCATATATTGTGATTTTCAAACGTGCTAGACGCGTGGTAGTACTAGTAAATTTCTTTAAACAGCCTGTGTACCTACACTGCATTTTTTTGCTAACACACACGAATGTGCTGAATAAAATTTTGCTGactattaattttacttaaaatatgtattgatcCGTTTCTCAGTGTTTAGAAAAGAATGGAgaaataattatcttaaatgACTTAAATGGACAATAGATGtaggttaataataaataaaatcactctGTAAGCgttagatttagttttaaaacagttaatgaCCATTTGACTGTGTACACATGATAGGCAACATACTGCACAGATACTTCTTACGAAAGGCTCTTTTAAACAcatctttatacatttttgaaaggctgatcaacataaataaatgttaagacATTTATCAAACATCATTTTAAGTGCTGTGATTGTTTGTCAGTTTTTTAACAACCAATCAGACTCATGGTGAGTCTTTCTGTATGGATAACACAGATTGGGGTAACATCTCCccttaaatatataatgtaataataatataccgtGTAAGTATCTGTAAAACCTTACGGAAAGAACATAAATTGCATCAGTTAAGGTCTTTTTATATCTGATGCAGTGAGTATAGTTATTTCCGTTCGGTAACAGTATGAAGCCCATAGCGGGTCGGCCAGACAGCGAGGTAAACACCCAATTACATAACGACACACTGCGGGTAAAACTGAACACTGCACGCGTGCGAACCTACGACGTTGAATGTTGTGACAAATGTACTTTACactatttaaattgatattaattgtatCAGGTTTTGGGTAAAGTATAACCTATAAATCGGTTTTTCAATACCCAAATTTTCAGTAGAACGAAAGATACCCAAATCGAATGTGCTTTTATCGATTTGAATCGATTCATTTCTTACTTATATACCTTTTGACGGAGGATAACAATTTTTTCGACtgtactaataaaacaaaatgaaaatcaagttCGTTGCTGCATTTTAGACGTGAAAGAGCTACGAATTACTTTCGATTCTACGCGACTATAGAATTTATGTCTCAGATTTGACAACTAATCTTGTTACTCCCTATCTATAAGTTTTCTACCCTTGTGCGGTAAGTACAGTATGATATTTGTCACGTGACATTCTCGGTCGCAGCGCCCGCGGTCGCTCACCGCGTCGGCTCGCTCGCGCTTGTCGGGGACCATGAATATAGGCGGCGCGTACTGGCGACACTCGCACCCCATCTCCATCTGTCGCCCCATATTTACCATCAGTTCACTTGTTGAGAATTTCTTTGGGTAATATCTTTCGAGTAAATTTTGATACATTACCCGTTAGATTTAAAATCATGCagataaattttgttattttagttcaatattttGGATCAGTCAGAGAAGTTCGACGAACAGTTGTATATATTATCAGATTGtcttatcaaattaaataaagggCGAAGTAATACATCGCTTAGGTAAGTTTCGTTTGTCCCCATGCTTGATGGTATTCAAACAATTAGAGTTGTTGTTTCAGGAGACGCTTATTAACGTAACCTTTACACCCATACCAAGTCAATACTGCAGTGACATACGCCAAACGGAGAGGGGTATCGTAGTACAGGGGTACACGGAGTACTCCTGGTAGTATGGGGGTACAATATAAGGTGTGTCGTGTACTCACGGCGGGATGCGGATGCGGCAGGTAGGCGGGCGGctgctgcgcggcggcggcggcggccgccaTCATCGCGTAGGGCACGGCCGCCACCTGCGGGTAGCATTGCTGACACTACGTCATCCAGATCTTTTACAACGCTTACTAGTACGATTTTAACATGattattttagtctttaaaGTATCGCTTATCTCCTTTTTGGTGATTTTGGCGGTTGTATAGTTAAGAATgcgtgtattttttatactactTTAAGATTTAAGTTTTGACTTAATCAAACACTCCTTAGACATCTTGTGTCTCGATGGATAATTAATCTAGTCTTATCATAGTCCCGGGCTCTATCCAAATTAGTACACGAAGTTTTATATACATACCATAGGCGGTGGCGGATGCGGTGCGGGTACATAACTGACTCCGGGACCCATTACACTGACTCCACCCAAGTTCACGCCTACGCCACCGACGCCTACTCCCACGCCCACGCCCACACCTGACGGAGTACCGGGGGTATGTGGCCTGTGGATCAAAATACGTtgttagtaaattttaaagtccaaaaaataagaaagattCCTTTAATTTTGTAAGTTGTTAGTACATTTGTGTTATCAGGTTATTAACTAGCACAAATACGAATTCTACTTTAAAACAGACCTTacctaaattattcaaatatacaaaaattaattcataGCATATGGCAATAACTAACAAGGAGTTGGGACACAtttctaaacattaaaaaatgtactatTAGCCTACACTACCATATTACAGACAGTACACGTCATCATTAATTCAGAAAATATTCTGCTAGTCAATACAATATAAGATAGTTGTGTACTGACCGGCTGGGGTTGGGCGTGCTGGGGCTGCGCGGCGTGAAGGGCTTGGCGGCAGGGTTGAACTCCTTGGCGTTGGGGTTGAGCGTGGACTTCTTGATGGCGGCCACGCGCTCCACGCCGGGCGACGACGACGACGGCGGCGACGCCGACGGCAGCGAGCGCTCCTCCGCCGCGCCCGGGGACTCGCCCTTCGGGGCCGCCGGGGCCTGCTGGAATATGAACAGTCACTTGTTAAGGCAGGGTAGTCATTGTGTGAagctaatgttattaaatttacatgttttatgatttattttgagGATTATGAAGATAGGATAGgaactaataaataatcaagGTTCTATTACAAGTTAAGTAACACTTGAATTTGATTCCGACAATATTATAACAGATAAGGTGTAGTCCCATGAGTCCAGTACCGTTTATAATTGTTAGTGTAATTAGGGTATCATTGTAAGATTCACCATAATGATATCAAACAGAAAATgacccattgctgggcaaagacccTTTTTCACAGCTTGAATGCTTagaaagcggtgaagggtgaCAAAACGACACGCTGGCATTGGTTTAAATGACATTCATTAGTAAGTATGTCGTATACTTTAGAAGAAATGGATTTCGTCTTTTCCATATAGAAGAATTAAACATTGACGACAATACAAGCTTACAACATGTTGATTTCAGCTTACAAATCCAGGTTTctcatgatatttttcttcaccgtttggCAGTAGATGTAAGAGAGtacatataacttttaaaacaagtcATATTGGTACTTGCCTGCATTGAGATCGAACTAGCAACCTCGTacgtgcatacaaatccgttCATAGATCCACGCGGCCACCACGACGGCTTTCACCATAATATCGCAAAGGTCAAAGGTATGGACATACAAAACCGTTATtatccaattttaaataaaccaaaaatatagtACATGGCTTCGCATTACACTGGTGTACCTGTTAAATTTCTCATAACCTAGCTCTTCATTTAGTCAACATTATAGAAGATATTGCAAAAACGACATCTATTGGCGATGATGTGATAGCATGATGCGACTatatcaaatcatttttatgatttataacatTGAAGACATTTAGTACAAATGCGCAAGAAATATAATAGCGAGTGTACAGGGTTTATTTATCAGTTAGATTTTCCCGAGCACTGAGGCTAACGAATCGTTCAGATACATTgaaaaagtcacgtgacttgtctATATTGGTATATGGAAGATTtctatttgtattgtattttagtGTGATGTAACATCATAGGGTAGGCTTTCTGAGCTGAGAAGGAATATCATGATATGTATATGAGAGTGCAGACagtgtgagtgtgtatgttacCTTGTGCAGTACGGGCGGCGTGTGTTGCTTGGGCGGGCGCTTGGCGTGCGCGTCGGCCGCACACGCGTTGGCCGACACCTCCGGCGGGCTGGGCGCCGGCGGGGGCTGGCTCTACAACAATAATGCAGGTTCATAAGATAAATAGCACAAaggatagatttttttattatcattctgGACTAACACTACGAAAAGCCTACTAAAATCTGCTTTTCGTCGTCATTGTATTATTGGGGAATTAGATAAATTGTAATATAGCTGGCAGATGAGACTATATAAAACAATGTAGGCTTGTACATTTTTCAGTGTTATTAGGTATCATCACAGATAAGGGGAATAGGAGCTTTGAAAATGCAAAGTAGGTAGATAGGTTAGTATGCTCCAGATAAGATGAAAAATAAAGCGAAAAGAGGCAAAACCATTACTCGTCAGTGCAGCGACTTTTTGGTCTAACCAGTTCGAATGTCAACACTTGTCCTTTTCACgagaaaaataatgtattatttgtaataaatattaagttgtgTAAAAGTAAGTCAGCTAACCGGCTGTGGCTGCGGCTGCTGCTGCTGTTgcggcggctgcggctgcgGGGACGGCGGGACACCGCCTGCTGACACCAGCTTGAAGTCCTGGCTGAACTTACGCAGGTcctgaatattacaaaaatatgaagttcatttgactgaacggatagccgagtggttgaagttcccacgccaaacccacggaGCGCATGTCGAGGGGTCGATCAccgcgtaggtcaagcatttgtatgaGACCCCcgaaacacaaggattaaattccttaacgaAGGAGTATGTGTCTGATGAATGACGCTATGCTCGAGATCGTTCACATtaagttatttcaattttacaatGTGGTAGCGTGTACACAAGCGATAGTTACCTGCACGTCTTCGACGCGGCGCGGCTCTGGCGGCGCGTGTCGCGGCGGCCGGCCCAGCGCCTCGCCCGACGGCGGCGGGTTCTACACATAAAGATCTATGTAACTATTTGGTCAAACATAGAGAATCTTCCTCATACTATGACATACATATTAACCAACGACGATTAACATCGACACTATCAGCATCCTAACatattatatctttatctttacatTATTCTTTATACTGAGAACTTCTTGGTAATAGTAAAACAGCCTGATGCATAAGGGCGTGTTTGACTCAATCGTTCACGAAAACCATCCATCATTATCACTGAACATTTTGGACAAATTGTAAATCAGTTTTTGTTCATTAGTTTGGTATGTAACGGTACTTACGTGATGATGGTGTGGTGGGAATCCCTGTCGCGGGTGTGGCGGCGCTCGGGGCTCGCCGTTCACCTTGTTGACACTGGTGGCAGGCCTACACGTCAGTACAGCGatgtcataataaaacaaaaaattacgaaataaaatgaaagaagTTTGGAATAACTGAATGAAGGAGTAGGGTAGGCAggatccaaataaaaaaaagaaaaataattttctcgtTGCTACTTTCAAAGAAAGTATATGAATTTAAGTGGTTTAGGATACTTTCATTTGTCCAGCATCAAACAAGTCATGAATACTCTTATGGTCCAAATtatacacaataataattttatggtaTAAGGCAAGCGTGTCTAAGTGTGTATACGTACGCGTGTTGCTGGTGCGGCGGGAAGGGCGGCACGTGGTAGGCAGCCTGCGCGGCCTGCGCTGCGTAGCTCTTGCTGCCTGCACTGCCCGCGCCCATTACGCCCAGCGGCTGCACACACATATTACATTTGATTTACTTCATATTAGGGAGATGTATATGTGTATGTGTCGTCGCTTGTGTACGCAAACGCTATCCGATTGGGTCCAGATGAGAAGACAATAGAATTATATCCTTGAGACAAAAGGACGCCTAGATGTCCCCGCTCTACCTAGCCTTGATTTATCGAACAAATATCCAATGATTTTGCGAAAAAATAAAGCCCTTGGAAAGGGGGTATCCGTGCCTGATGATGCGTGCTCGTCGGAGCGGGCTTGTGAGGGAGAACTTTTCTTCGAAAGCAGTTTTAAATCCCACAGACACTGCAGCACTCCCTGTCCTtggccgccagcgccgcgccccctgtgtgtgtgtgtgcttaCCGCGTCGTCCTGGCGGCgctcgggcggcggcggcaTGGCGGGCAGCGGCGCGAggtgcgggcgcggcgcgcgatGCTCCTTGTCCTtggccgccagcgccgcgcccgcgccccccgcgcccccacGCACCACACACGGTGGGGACCCGCCATTGTTGCTCGCGCCCGGCTTTACCAGCTTGCCAGTCTACATAAGCAAAACACACCATTATTAGTTACAGGTTAGGTATTGCGAAGGAAGACTCGTACGAAACCGAGGGTTCGAGGTACCGCAGCATCCTGGTATTAAGGCTAGCCAGCTATAACATTTGAAGTTCAAATGGCAACGTACGCAAATCAAGGATCAGACCTATCCATAGTCATATTACACTCACCGTACATTCATCCACATCTTACCTGCATGTTCTTCCTCTTGTTGGGTATAACATATTTGCCGGCGCTCGAGGCGCCATCTTGCGGGCGCACGACGGCCGCAAACCTCTCCTCTTCGTCACCGTTCTCCAACTCGATGCGCGCCTTCGACGAAGCCGCGTTTTCTATCTCAGCTGCAATCTCTTCTGCTTTTGCTTCCGCGTCCCTGGAGAAAAATAGTAGTTAGAACTGTACgaaaactttcaattttattattacaatcgATTTTTATCACCAGTTTTCGGTGATTTCTTATAATATCTTTGTAAGATATTTATGACCCATTATCTTATTTACTGTAGTTA is part of the Trichoplusia ni isolate ovarian cell line Hi5 chromosome 7, tn1, whole genome shotgun sequence genome and encodes:
- the LOC113495904 gene encoding ataxin-2-like protein is translated as KCFHHLLPLYSVFNDVYLLSRSPRGRVVPEGVYNNAHFMHAATSHVGDIVQVLTQSGSLWEGVFKTFSAQFEVVLEVAHRVDQEGVVAVDSVVEKLIFKPQDVVSIRAKDSDLEYATHDVFQTDSAISSKFNGNGRTGEERYLEPWDGCDVEVGESPQLNGDALLEELELDHRANGWDANDMFRKNEEVYGVHSTYDHSLAGYTLPLQRKDTQDYRDAEAKAEEIAAEIENAASSKARIELENGDEEERFAAVVRPQDGASSAGKYVIPNKRKNMQTGKLVKPGASNNGGSPPCVVRGGAGGAGAALAAKDKEHRAPRPHLAPLPAMPPPPERRQDDAPLGVMGAGSAGSKSYAAQAAQAAYHVPPFPPHQQHAPATSVNKVNGEPRAPPHPRQGFPPHHHHNPPPSGEALGRPPRHAPPEPRRVEDVQDLRKFSQDFKLVSAGGVPPSPQPQPPQQQQQPQPQPSQPPPAPSPPEVSANACAADAHAKRPPKQHTPPVLHKQAPAAPKGESPGAAEERSLPSASPPSSSSPGVERVAAIKKSTLNPNAKEFNPAAKPFTPRSPSTPNPSRPHTPGTPSGVGVGVGVGVGGVGVNLGGVSVMGPGVSYVPAPHPPPPMQCYPQVAAVPYAMMAAAAAAAQQPPAYLPHPHPAMEMGCECRQYAPPIFMVPDKRERADALAYGAAMGGGAGVAGVAGGAGQPPMQSQQQRNFRKGSGMQVAAATGQPLLAPAPMQQFVPYPHPHPAPHPAQPALQYQHMVRMYHGGGVGAVGAVGAVSGVGGVGAGVGSGEVGGATPVGYAPPPAPSPAAASPALYPPPSPAHTPHPHPHHPHHHYQQPPFQTYHQVLCPLMGPGGSGGHHHHHHHLAYLNHAPPTASPPQPHPHSLQGVLLPGSGAATPAAAPHP